A segment of the Lycium ferocissimum isolate CSIRO_LF1 chromosome 5, AGI_CSIRO_Lferr_CH_V1, whole genome shotgun sequence genome:
ATTATTGCTGGGACAAATTGTCTATGTTAGGTCAGGGAAAACATGGGATTGATGTTATCTCTTCAAAAAGGATGATGGCGAAGGCTGCAAAATCTGTAAATATGAAACTCTATTAAGCATTTCCGTGAAACAgctaaaagttatttttttgaCCAGAAAGGCATTTGGGTATTGATCTGATTTTATGCTTCTATCAGTTGCACTAAGGATGTGTTCAAtacgaaggaaaatgtttttcaggAAAATAAGTGTGTTTCCTAATTTTGGTACGTAAGCAAACTATTTTATGCTAAaaacatttgtatataatctagacaaatactaTGAGGGGTGGGGGCAGGGGTGTGGGGTGGTGGGAATGGAGACTACCAGGTGGGGATGAAGATGTGTGTTGGAGGGTGGGGAGAGAGGAAACAATCAATGTGGAATGCcacttgtggaacttgttttACCTACTcccattagggaagtcattttcctcatttttaaggaactttttttcttagagaaaatgttatccaaaaattttgaccaaccgaACATGGTACAATTGGAAGACATTTTATGAAATCGTTGTCCTCCATATTGAATACACCCTAAAAGTCTAAAACGAAGCTGAATCTAAAATTTGTTTATATGTTTTGGTGCTGATATATAAATTTACTGCCACATTACAGGGGAAGCACCCTGGCTGAATTTCTTACTGATGGAGATCCGCAAGGTGACATGAAGAAGTCTTTGAAGGAATTGCAAGCTTATGATCCCAAGGGTGTTGAAGTGTGCATAACTTTGGCGACAAGATACTCTAAGCAGCTATTTGCTATTTACAAAAACAAAGAGGATCCTTTTTTCTCAGCTCCTTGACATAGTGTCTGGTTTGTTTCCTTGCCTCGACACGACAGTCCAAGATCAGTCTTCCTAACCTTGATGTAGATATGACATCTTATTATGTATAGtttgttcttttgtgtataCAAGCTAAAATTTAGGTGCTTTTGCTATCAAGAATTAACTACTATTACGTCTCAATCCCAAGCAACTTGGGGTCGGCTGCATGAATTCTCACTGACCATGTCGCCGATTTAAGCTTGTCTCGACCAATATAACGCAATGCTAGCAAtaatttaagattaaaattgtttttactttcgaaaaaaaaaaaatccataataTTCTTACATCCTTTTAGGATGAATATGAAAAGTGTGCTGAAGTATGGCAGCTGCCTCCGTTGGATGTTGTTTTGAGGAGTGTGCTAGCTAGCATAGTCATTTGGAAGGTATAGATAAGTGGTTCATGATTGTTGAATTCTGATTAGAATGTTTAGTCTTGTAATGTATGCCTGCATTCATGTATTGTTTCTCTAACTTTAGCCAAGTCCGTGCCTTTTATCTGCGTGAGAAAGAGGCATGCCACTTATCAATGGTTGATTTTCTGATGAGGATGCCTACTTATTACAGCGAATGGCTGTCTTTTGTGTATGGATGTTTTGTGTTTAGCAAAATTTCAATTGGTTAGTTGATTCATGTGTACTACTACATGCTTAGCTTGGATGTGTTTGGTTAAAGTTGTTCCTCCAGTCAAAATTGACAAACCGAAGGTTTATTATAGAGTTTAAGTTTTGTGCACCGTCAAACAAATTTTTTTACACCATCAGGTAAATTAAAGGACAATCTTggtaagttttataattaagaTTTAGGAAAAGATATTAAAAACAAGTAGAGTCCTAATTGTACTCTAATCAAAATTTATTACTATTCCTTTTTAGCATGAATCAAATATGTGTCCCTTATTAGCGTTTGATCAaaatttcaagtttccatatttttttccaacaagatggTTACTATCTGAGTGTGTGTGAGTAATCTTTCAGTGCCTTGGATATTGTGAACTTTGCAAAAAGTAATTCTTCAACGGTTCAGCCATAATTAAGCTTGAAGAGTTTATTTTGCGTTAAGGTTCACTAGTACacatgtttttattttctttgtgacTGCAATATaaacaaatttcaatttttttctttttctttgatatCATATAAATATTTGCACCGAAATTTTAAATTGCATTGCGTGCTTACATTAAACAAATCAAAGGCATACGGATTGGAAGGAAGTTAAAGAAATAAAACACGGAAAGAGGATTTGGAGGGGAGAGAGTTAAAAAGATGATTGGAGGAGAAAACCAATAACCGTAGTGCTTAActttaggaaaagaaaaaaaaaaatagttggaaAGATTCGATAACCTGCAATATCAGGTAATTTTACCTAATGGCGGAGATAATTTTGTACACAGAGAGACAATAATGGCTTAGGTTCAGTgatatactacatatatatagaatttGGTTTGAGTCAAAGGATCTATATGCAGACTTGCGATTTCGGTAAAACCAATAGTCAAAACACTATTTATGTGAAAATAAATGGTGTAACAATTGTTTATACCGATAATGTATATCCATTAAACTctaaaataaacatatacattCAGTTTCAAAATTCACTCTGCCACTTAGATTCCATATGTGTCAGGTTCTGAATCAGCCgcttaggggtgtacaaagcaaaTCGACAGATCGCACCAAatcgataaaccgagtcaaatcgaggaaaaaaatttgactagtgatttggtttgacttaatttggtgttgaaaaaaaaacccgaccataattggtttggtttgattttagctaaaaaaaaaacaaaccgaaccaaaccaacccaacATTACGTGTattcgattttaaaaatattttatacataaaaatatttatttgtaatgtaatttgtaaatatttcttgaattttttcatagttttttgtcttttataatattattttaagcttaaacttagaattttgaatgccaataagttttatatcctatagatgttagtaactcaaataaagtccaaatcaaaaccaactcaagactaatgctaacaaaagaaattcaattctaacactaggaatgacagtaatgttggatatctattctttaattttgcataattggtttagagtgTAAAAATACAtggcttaatttttttctttgtcatgtaattaatagttattagccgtacttattttagcataacttagtatttagattaaagtcattttctttatggcttattaattagcaatacttatttaaccgattttattatctttttttgttgaatattttaatatgatGTCATCAcacatctcacattttgtgttattttcttaagaaacatcttagttatatagttgtatcttactaggactaaagaaatatttgaagtaaaagtcatatgttttgtatgaagacttttcggaaaaaaacccgaaaaatccgaaaaaaccgaataacccgagaaaactcAAAGTTGAAAATCCGAATTTTATTAGTTTGgcttggtttataaatttaaaaacccgacgcaattggtttggtttggtatttacaaaatccgaaccaacccggtccatatACACCCCTACAACCGCTTATCAGGCTGTACATCTGCATAGGGTTAGGTATGATATGTGCATTTTGGAAAGATTGTACCTATATTTGCCTGTTCGGaaacttgaatttgactactagtattttaacaagttcaagaaattattacttaattataagggtaaaaaagaaaattatcttgatttgctaaactggacaaataaaaggaaagatatatttttggataaataaaaaggaataaagGGAGTACATAAGTGGAGAAAGCAACGACCAAGAGTGAAGATTACTTCTATAGTCGCGGAGGCACGTAGCTTTTGTAAAAACTTTGAGGtctctccatatatatatttatttcataATATAAAATCCTTTGGAATACAATTTTGTCTCCAATATTAcccacaaaaaaagaaagaagaaaggagaaaggtTGTGTTGTTTTGTTCTTGTTCTCTCTCTGCTTCAACTCTGCCGTGATTCCTCTCTTCGAGGCATTGGAGAGTGAAAATAGTGTTTTCATCAAGCAGAGAGCAGAATAAggaaccaaaaaagaaaaagagagaaggattatttttgtagaattaaacAAAGAAGAATAATAATGGAGGTGATCACAAGAACTTCAATCAAAATGGTGGCCAATGATAATGTTTATCCTAGCCCAGCTCCTGCTCCCATCGGTGATGGTATTTATATTTTCCCTTACAATTAAAGTTGCATTTGCTTCAAATTTTTTATAACTAGTTTCTCGGAAAAAAAAGGAGGCTTTTTCACAAATATTGTTTCTTAACCATTTACCAAgatattttggaaaagaaaaaatcaaacacCTAGAAAAAGAAggttttttaaaacttataaagTCAGAGTTTCACCTTTTAAAGCGTTAATCGCATAGAGCAATCAGTTACCGAGTCAGAGAGCCTTTGATGGCTCGaggtttataatttaaaaaaggaGAGTAAATAGTCAAAGTTACTTTTATCATTTCGCATTTTAAtgttgatttttctaaaatcgAAAAACTTTATTTCTTGATATATGGTTGAAAAAACAATTTTCAACCATTTCTTGAATCACATCAACAAATAATCTAAAACTAATATCCAGATAGATAATGTATTTATCTCATAGTTTGAGTTTCATCTATGGCAGGGACAAAAATAGACCAGGGGATTGCATACGGCCTCATGCTGGTGGCGTTGGTGCTAACATATTTCATTCACTAAATTTCCTTTACTGTTCTTATATTTCTAATGGTAGCTTTTGAAGCTTAGAAATAGAGGATAAGCAAGTAGagtcaatatttttcatgttgtTATTCCATTTTCCTTGCTATCTGGAAGATGTGGAATATTAtaatttctaatttttcttttctctttgtcCTTCCTTTGTTGTATATGAAAGGGTATTGGCTTTTAGAGTAGAGATATacatacatttttattttattttttcatgttttcgaTTTCTTTTAAAGTTTCTTTTGTGTGCTTGCTTGTTCTTGAGCAGATTtgtttattcatttattttaaaCTAATGTCACCGATATGATGAGAGATTTAACACAGATCTCAACCTGTATATTAATAACTAGTACTCTAGTAGGCAAGAACATGTAGGATTGGGACAAGTAGTATATATGTTCACCTCCTGGAAAACATATAGAGAGGCACATAGAGACCATCTATAAAAAGATTGTGCCTTTTAGTACAAATTTAAGAATTCTAGTAAAATGGTAGTCTCCATGACTAATTTTCAGGACCTCCACTGTGAACCCATATTAGCTAAGAGATCAGTTATGCAGTTGATTCTCTAAAGCAGTGTGAGAAATGAAAACTGTCATCATACTTAAAGAGTTAAAAGTTCTACAATCTGATACACTATATGTACCATTTGCCAAGTTACAGTTGATTTGTTTACTGATAGCATTTACTAGAACTTGTACCTCTTTGTTCCCCTTGTCTAGGTACCCTTTTACTCCTCTTGGGATTGCCATAGCTTCAGccatattattatttatgcttttattttggaaaacataatCAACATTCTTTGCAAGAACAAGTGAAGATGCCAGAGGCCTAATATGAAGGCATTATAAATTTGCAAaagatgtaaaatgaaaagcattctttttttctttgaccACCATTTGAAGACGGATATCACAAAACCAACCGATCTTTTCACACTACAGTAGACACGCAGAATTCTGATTATCTATTTCGTACAATAAATCAAATAAATGTCAAAGCAACGCTATCCTAAATTCATACATTATTGGTTTTGTACAAAGAGCAACGTGCaatatttttattcaaatttcaaaGCATTTGTTTTGGCAGAATGATTTTTCCCTTTGCTATTTAATATTTATCAAATTCCCCCAGTATTCCTAGTAATTGCCAAACCTGGGAAGTGAAGCTaatgaattttcaactttttttctcttgtttcgCCTGTAGATGAGCAGAAAAAAGAGTTTAGAATGTTTGTTTTCTTAGATCCACAAAATTCATTTGTTGAGAAGAATTAGTCGAACAATCTttagttcttcttcttttccacccaagcaaaaaattagaaaaataactTATTTTTCCTTGCTGCTATGGTTTCTAACCttataattctttttcttttcctccgcAATATTCAAAAGAGAGAACAAACTCTCATTCCAATTAAATTGTCAGAGTTGATATAATGTACCCGTCAAACAGTAGAAGAATAATACAATTCTATGGTAATGCGAAATAGCATCAATAAAAAtctttccgcgtcaatattttaGCTTGAGATTGCCAGACCAGTCGAGGAAACTAAAATTTTCCTAAAAGTACAATAAAGAAATTGAATATTTTTATGATAACTGAGAACACCTCAGGAAAAACTGCTCATTGATGCAACCAAAAGTTTATCAAAATCTCTTCTTACTCCAAAGACAATCCTGCccaaaaaccaaaccaaactgaATTGGCTGGAAAGCAAAGAAGAGTGGATTATTTTCTACAAGCTAACCTGTGAGGGTAATCTACCATGGTCAAAACTGCTCCTTTGCATGCTACCATATCCACGTTAGAGCACACATAGGTGCTACTACAGCGTCCCATCGCGGCCCAACTCAGCTAAGTCAGTGACCATTGCCCGATCCGAGACGTTGGAAAGAAGAAACCCTAATTAACCTGACTACGCGTGCTATGAAGAAGTATATTTGTGGTGTAACATATATTTGACTACTTCGTAAAACGAAATCACAATTCCAACTGAAGGGCCAGCACGACCAACACGAGGACCTACTCCAGTAAACAGTCCCTTGAGCCCTCCATCCCTGCATCAGTAGCATGATTTCATTAAAAATCCACTTCATAGCCAGAGAAAATAGTGAACAAAAACATGCATATGCcattctttttgggaaaattgtgCATCCCTATGAACACGCAAGATTCATCACAACCAACAGTGGATCTCTGCAATCTATGCCCTATCCCATTTCCGTTTGAAAGTTTAAGCCAAACTGGAGGGCTCAACGGATTAATCAGGACATAGAAAGGCATGTTCCAGACCCCTAAACCAAAGGAGTACTGATAGATAAAGGTTTTTGGGGCCCATTGACTATTTTTCCAGTGGAAACAgctaaaacaaaagaaaaatgtttttctgaATAGCGTGTTTAGTGTTTTGTTCACTGAACAACAAACAACGTGCTACCATCGTAGCTTTTCCGATAGAATGTCAGCAATATCATCATGGATTTAATATATGCAGTTCACACATTATTTTGAGGGAAGAATTCAGTGGACATATTCTCAAAGCTGTACCTCCAAATCTCAAGTAGAGTTTGCCTTGTTGTCATCCTCAATGCCCTGGTGGGGTCTCTCTGTAATGAAGAAAAGAGGTAGTTAAGCAAACGCTCAAATAGATGGAAGAAAACAAGTCAATTATCACCTCGGATCCTTAGTGTAAACTAAAAGCAGCACTCTCTAACGTAAGCTAATTTCAGATACTAATCCCCTTATGTAATTGCAATTACCCCTGGGCCAAATAGATTACAGTGTCCTGTCCACACTTATCAAAATTTGTGATATCGATTATACTCTAGTGCACCAGTAGAAAgctcaaaaagaagaaataaataacTACAAGAACGGTACACCCAAAGTTTAAAACGTCAATTATGAGATTTTCATCCCAAGTTTTCCCTCAACATGGATCAGAAAAAAGAACAACTCTTTCAAAGGAAAGACCTGAAGCGAACCCGGTATACAGACAACCCTCCACTCACTTCCTTGATCTAAGGCTCATAATGAACAAGCACTACGCTAAGGGCGCTGAAGCGATTGTGGTAACTAACCAGACATTCTAACTGTGGGGTCTATGACTACTGATTCCTGGATCGCATCCTAATTCATATAACAGAGCAGAAAAATGTgggttttaattaattgaaatgaTGCTCGAGCCAAATGGATAAATCTAAATATTAGTATTCCGTAAGTGAGGATTTAGACAAAAAATAAACACCTCAATCTGTCTTCTAGTCTTAGCAACATCAAGGGGACATGTTGCAGCAGCAGCAATGCTTCCTGCAACAAAAGCAGCAGAAAAATTTGCCCCAAGGACACCAGCAGCATTAGCTTCATCTCCCATCAGACTAAGAAGCCGCCTCCTTACCTGCAAATAGACTTGTGAGTATAATGCTTGGAtcaaatgaaattcatgaacacaTCAGAATCTAACAAAAACAGAATTGAATCATACTGGTTCAAGAGTTGTCCAACAAATTGCAGAAAAAGGGACGTCACGAGCAAGCTGTGCCCCAAGTCCACTCCAAAGTACACGATAGCTTTGTACTGCAGCAGAAAATACTATGTCAACCTCAAATGAGATTGCAAGAGCATTCATATTTAAAAGAGTGAAAGTAAGAGCCAGAATTTTAAAGTAGAGAGATAAAAAGGAGCTAGAATGAGAAGTAAAGGGCTTTTAAAAACTCTATAAGCAATGTGAAGAGTCAACTTTCTGAAGAAACAtgctttagaaaatattttttcctcttACAATATTTAGTGCTTTGTGAATtatcacaacatctcaaactAAAGCCAAGCTTTGATTCATTTACTCTTTGTAATAGTGCTATTAGAAGAGGAACAAATTAAGGAACAAATTAACTAGTATCCCCCAAGGAGATAAGAATTTAAgtagcgtttggacatgcggtttgagaccatggtttgaaaccatgagatgaaaccagcgtttggacatgcatttcatctcatggtttcaaaccatggtttcaaaaaatttaaatataaaacttgacccataagtttatattttgtaaaaagagacccataagttggtagatatttttaacaattactcccaccaaccatttaccaacctcattaacttccaccaacctttatttatgtgtaccaacctttatttatgtctaccaacctcattactattcatgttaaattttcatttttattgaactaaagtttgatcaattgatgttgtattttttagaaaggccttctagtagcgtattaattttgttatgaactatgacttgctcatttggtaagattgtataagaattgggaatgttttgatttttttcacaacttgtggggtttttatgtctataagagaagataaaacttaagatatccaaattgcatgtccaaacatggtttcaaaccatgtccaaacggctcctaaagATAACAACTTGTTGAGCCTAAAGTTGGAAGGCAGATTTTTGTATTCAGATAACACCTTTAATATTATTATGGAATCTACATTGCTTTTCATTTTCACTAACAAACAACTCCTACAAACTCTTTCCTATAGCTAGAAAGCAGGAACAGGAAAGAAAATTTACGTACAGCCACAGTTGGTATTAGTTGTGCTCCTGACATTGGCAATAACCTCAAACAAAGTCTTCCAGACTCCAGCAGGCTTCTTGTTCATATCCTTAAATGCCTGTAAACAGGAGCAACTCAATGAATGAGAGAACCAGAACAGTTGAAGGAGTGGATCACCCATATCCGTAGCAAGTAAAGAGCGACTGGAAGAACATAAAATGACACATATAACAAAAAATGCATCAAAAGGAGATGTGAAATACCTGCATTCGTGTTTTGGCAAGTTCAAGAGGATAGCAACTTGTGCAAGCTAAAGACCGTGCCAGCGAACCAGCTAACAAAGGAGCATATGGTGTCAAGCTTGGGGCATGTTGGGCTGTGAACTCCTCTAACTTGTTCCGAAAAATGTCATAGCAAGGCAAGTAAATTCCGACCTGTTAAAAAAGTATCAGTACACAGTTGTGATTATAACATATAGCTTTAGCACACTTAAATACACAATAAGGAAGTCGTTGGCGAGTTTAAAGcaactaattaaataaataggcACATACTGTTGGTACAGCCAGTGCTAGACCAGCATTTGTGCCTCTCCATAGCCTAGAAATACCCTCCTGTGAAAATATTCAAGTTAAGAGTCACGAAAAGTTTAAACGATTCAAACTGCAAAATGGAACTTCAGAAGACAAGCATGAAAGAAACATGAAGACTTGGGCAATCAACACACGCGAGCATCTGAGAAAAATGAGAATAAATTTGCCAACCTGCCGAATAATTTTGTAGAAGACATCAAGTGCTCCTTTGTACTGGAAACAATCAGGCGGGCAGATTGATACTGTACCATGAACACCAGCGCGGGTACATGAAGGTGAACACCTCAGATCTGCAAACATCTGAGTGAAAAAACGAATAAGTAAATTGCTCATTTCAATATAAGAAAAGATTTATAAACATTCCACATTCTCCAAGAGACCAATGCAGATATACATTTGATAAAGGGAGTGCAACAACTCACCCAGGAAAAACTGCATTTGAGAccccttttttatatttatattttatatacttttattttatgttgGTGTCTGAGCCAACCTACGTGCAACTCGACTAATCTACGGGGTATATGCTACCTACTAGCACATGCACCTAGTAATTACTACGACCAAGACAGAGACAAATGGAAGAATTCACCAAGTCGAACCTTGATTCCTAAGATTGTTATAGAATAACTACTGCCCACCAAGGCGTAGGCAAATTGGAAGAAATAACCTAATATTATCTCTTGGGATTCAAACCTTGATTCCTAAGATTATAATTTCAGCTCTTTCACCACTAGGCAACACCCTTGGAGGTTTTTAGACCCTTTACTATTAATGACATAGAAGGTATGCTAACAAATTTGGACCATCCTGAAAATACAGTTTCTTCCCCATAAAAAATATCATGTTTTCATCTTTTGTCCC
Coding sequences within it:
- the LOC132056475 gene encoding mitochondrial carrier protein MTM1, whose translation is MADELNNGENSWMDTTEQSNRVLDVDKNVSLMSGSVIITDGAEPLHPQQPPPQVPTSPSSDVQLGLSERAVSAAGAAFLSAVLTNPLDVVKTRLQTQAAGVAYSHPMSNMTSRMAVFGPNMMFADLRCSPSCTRAGVHGTVSICPPDCFQYKGALDVFYKIIRQEGISRLWRGTNAGLALAVPTVGIYLPCYDIFRNKLEEFTAQHAPSLTPYAPLLAGSLARSLACTSCYPLELAKTRMQAFKDMNKKPAGVWKTLFEVIANVRSTTNTNCGLQSYRVLWSGLGAQLARDVPFSAICWTTLEPVRRRLLSLMGDEANAAGVLGANFSAAFVAGSIAAAATCPLDVAKTRRQIERDPTRALRMTTRQTLLEIWRDGGLKGLFTGVGPRVGRAGPSVGIVISFYEVVKYMLHHKYTSS